In one Candidatus Nomurabacteria bacterium genomic region, the following are encoded:
- a CDS encoding YifB family Mg chelatase-like AAA ATPase: MVAHVFTVAPSGYEGAVIEVESDSKKGLPSIQIVGMGTKSVDEAKDRVRSAITNSLLQFPAKKITINLAPADLVKDGAHYDLPIALAILVTSGQLRQTDVDDSMFAGELALDGALRPIKGAINVAQTAKESGIKKLFVPLINLDQARLIKNIEIIGVRNLKELYLHLKGELNLSQPEIKITPVSNNQVPTHLLDNIFGQDQAKRALTIAVAGRHNILLSGPPGAGKTMLAKTLTALMPPLTSDEKISVTKIHSLAGEIDGEIISKRPFRSPHHTTSPVALIGGGTKPKPGEISLAHLGVLFLDEIPEYPRSVLEALRQPLEDKKIAVTRTAGRVVYPADFMLVATMNPCPCGHLGDPSKECTCTTTQILAYQKRLSGPLLDRIDLIVNVSRVPNNVFLQKKSSENIQHLTALGLIDRANSAQQLRYKSSDIYNGSLASSQVADKLHISDDARKLLVTASERLGLSARSHFKVMKVAQTIADMADSPIIELPHVSEALQYRSQTS, from the coding sequence ATGGTTGCTCACGTTTTTACTGTTGCCCCCTCGGGGTACGAGGGTGCTGTCATTGAGGTGGAGAGTGATAGCAAAAAAGGTCTTCCTTCTATACAAATCGTTGGAATGGGCACAAAATCGGTTGATGAAGCAAAGGACCGTGTCAGAAGTGCAATTACCAATTCTCTTCTACAGTTTCCCGCAAAAAAGATTACTATTAATCTTGCGCCAGCAGATCTTGTAAAGGATGGCGCACATTATGACCTCCCTATTGCCCTTGCAATACTCGTCACCAGCGGTCAACTACGTCAAACAGATGTAGACGACTCCATGTTTGCAGGAGAACTAGCGCTAGATGGCGCCCTTAGGCCCATCAAGGGCGCAATTAACGTCGCTCAGACGGCCAAAGAATCAGGAATTAAAAAACTTTTCGTACCTCTGATTAACTTAGACCAAGCAAGACTTATCAAAAATATTGAAATCATTGGGGTGCGCAATCTTAAAGAGCTATACCTACACCTAAAAGGAGAGCTCAACCTCTCGCAGCCCGAAATAAAAATTACCCCGGTAAGCAATAACCAAGTACCAACCCACCTTTTAGATAACATCTTCGGTCAGGATCAGGCAAAACGTGCGTTAACGATAGCTGTCGCAGGCCGGCATAACATCCTATTAAGCGGCCCACCCGGTGCAGGAAAAACGATGTTGGCGAAGACATTAACTGCCCTTATGCCTCCGTTAACATCTGATGAAAAAATATCTGTCACTAAAATACACAGCCTAGCAGGGGAGATTGATGGTGAAATCATATCTAAACGCCCTTTTCGCTCACCTCATCACACAACGAGCCCCGTTGCTCTCATAGGAGGGGGCACGAAGCCGAAACCTGGTGAGATAAGCTTGGCGCACCTTGGAGTACTTTTCCTTGATGAGATACCCGAATACCCTAGATCCGTCTTAGAAGCCCTTAGGCAGCCCCTTGAGGACAAAAAGATTGCAGTTACTCGAACTGCCGGTCGAGTTGTTTATCCTGCAGACTTCATGCTTGTAGCAACAATGAATCCTTGCCCATGCGGTCATTTAGGGGACCCGTCAAAAGAATGCACCTGTACTACGACTCAAATTCTTGCATATCAAAAAAGACTTTCCGGCCCACTTCTCGACCGTATCGACCTCATAGTGAATGTCTCTCGAGTGCCAAATAATGTATTTCTTCAAAAGAAATCGTCAGAAAATATACAACATTTAACAGCGCTGGGCTTAATAGATAGGGCGAATTCTGCCCAGCAATTAAGATATAAAAGTAGTGATATATACAATGGATCATTAGCCAGTAGCCAAGTTGCCGATAAGCTCCACATTAGCGATGATGCTCGCAAGCTCTTAGTTACTGCAAGTGAACGACTCGGCTTGAGCGCACGGAGCCACTTCAAGGTCATGAAAGTAGCCCAAACAATAGCAGATATGGCCGACTCACCCATCATCGAACTGCCGCACGTTAGTGAAGCATTACAATACCGTAGTCAGACCTCTTGA
- a CDS encoding translation initiation factor IF-3, whose translation MIGGSGEQLGILSRQDALKLAEDAGVDLVEISPNADPPVAKIIDWGKYQYQKMKEQQKNRRSSKQSELKQMRFGLKIGAGDLEIKLRKIRGFLSEGHKVRIQIFYRGRENAHRELGYDMIHKIVSMLEDDAVMEQQPQMAGRALSVVVRRK comes from the coding sequence GTGATTGGTGGAAGCGGAGAGCAACTTGGCATTTTGTCACGCCAGGATGCACTCAAGCTAGCAGAAGATGCGGGAGTTGATTTGGTCGAGATCTCGCCAAATGCCGATCCGCCTGTAGCAAAAATCATCGATTGGGGTAAATACCAGTACCAAAAGATGAAGGAGCAACAGAAGAACCGGCGCAGTAGCAAACAAAGCGAGCTTAAACAGATGCGCTTTGGCCTAAAGATTGGCGCAGGTGATCTCGAGATCAAACTTCGCAAAATCCGTGGCTTTCTTTCCGAAGGACACAAGGTAAGAATCCAGATTTTCTACCGTGGTCGCGAAAATGCTCATAGAGAGCTGGGCTACGATATGATTCATAAAATTGTATCAATGCTCGAAGATGACGCCGTAATGGAACAGCAACCACAAATGGCTGGCCGTGCGCTAAGCGTTGTAGTAAGGAGAAAATAA
- the rpmI gene encoding 50S ribosomal protein L35 has protein sequence MPKMKTHKGTAKRIKLTSTGKVTRRRAFGTHMLAKKSKSRKRAISVSASVTGSVAKNVKRALGV, from the coding sequence ATGCCGAAGATGAAAACCCATAAAGGAACCGCGAAGCGGATTAAACTTACCAGTACTGGTAAGGTTACACGACGTCGCGCGTTTGGCACGCACATGCTTGCAAAAAAAAGCAAAAGTCGCAAACGAGCGATTAGCGTGTCTGCCAGTGTAACTGGTTCTGTAGCAAAAAACGTTAAACGAGCACTAGGAGTATAA
- the rplT gene encoding 50S ribosomal protein L20, which produces MMRVKRGVPARAKHKKILKAAKGMQHDRTRSFRLAKQAVIRALGFAYRDRRNRKRDLRSLWITRINAAARENGTSYGRLIAGLKGASINLDRKVLAELAVSEPKAFSAIVKSAKN; this is translated from the coding sequence ATTATGCGAGTAAAACGAGGCGTCCCTGCACGGGCGAAGCACAAAAAAATTCTAAAAGCCGCTAAAGGCATGCAGCATGATCGCACGCGCTCATTCAGACTTGCGAAACAAGCAGTTATTCGAGCCCTAGGTTTTGCGTACCGTGATCGTCGCAACAGAAAACGCGACCTTCGCAGCCTATGGATTACCCGAATTAACGCAGCCGCACGCGAAAACGGTACTTCGTACGGTCGCCTGATTGCTGGCCTCAAGGGTGCAAGCATTAATCTTGATCGCAAGGTCCTAGCAGAACTAGCCGTAAGTGAACCAAAAGCGTTCAGCGCTATTGTGAAAAGCGCCAAGAACTAA
- a CDS encoding reverse transcriptase-like protein codes for MNQRIAIRAIIKQEDMILLLRRSSGRESILGLYELPGGRLDYGEQPEDALRRYLHEDVGLHIGKAKLFDVVTYIDRDDRNIQYAVITYSVTLASGHHEPRLSENYDQHVWQTLSDVQQNSLTDLTQLLLGIIQQEQLTDKSSDRVDVNDDNNATLSDAIIYADGGSRGNPGPSASGYVIMDNGQHILAQGGEYLGITTNNQAEYQGVRLGLEKALELGLKKIEFRLDSMLVVNQMNGIYVIKNRDLWPINERIRDLIPSFERVSFRHVPREMNQLADREVNRTLDDHKSAQASV; via the coding sequence ATGAACCAACGAATAGCAATTCGAGCAATTATTAAACAAGAAGATATGATACTTTTGCTGCGACGATCGTCGGGCAGAGAGAGTATACTTGGACTTTATGAATTACCGGGTGGACGACTGGATTATGGCGAGCAGCCGGAAGACGCACTGCGACGATACCTTCACGAGGATGTCGGCTTACATATCGGAAAGGCAAAGCTTTTCGATGTTGTTACATACATCGATAGGGACGACCGTAATATTCAGTATGCAGTAATCACGTACTCGGTGACTTTGGCAAGCGGTCATCATGAGCCGCGACTTAGTGAAAACTATGATCAGCACGTATGGCAAACGTTGTCAGATGTTCAACAGAATTCTTTAACCGACCTTACGCAATTGTTGTTGGGAATTATACAACAAGAACAGTTAACGGATAAAAGCAGTGACCGAGTTGATGTGAATGATGATAATAACGCAACGTTAAGTGATGCAATTATTTATGCGGATGGTGGATCTAGGGGCAATCCGGGGCCGTCAGCTTCTGGGTATGTGATTATGGATAACGGACAGCACATACTTGCTCAAGGTGGTGAGTATTTAGGAATAACTACCAATAACCAAGCCGAATACCAAGGAGTCCGTTTAGGTCTAGAAAAAGCTTTAGAGCTTGGTTTGAAAAAAATAGAATTTAGGCTTGATAGTATGCTTGTAGTGAATCAGATGAATGGAATCTACGTAATAAAAAACAGAGATCTTTGGCCAATTAATGAGAGGATTCGAGATTTGATTCCTAGTTTTGAACGGGTAAGTTTTAGACACGTTCCTAGAGAGATGAATCAACTGGCGGACAGAGAAGTTAACCGCACTCTTGACGATCATAAAAGCGCTCAGGCTAGTGTATAA
- a CDS encoding site-2 protease family protein encodes MNEQLILNLIVIFGVILVSMTLHEVMHGFVAYWLGDDTAKLQGRLTLNPIKHIDPFLTILLPLVLALVGAPIFGGAKPVPFNPGRVRYNEWGAALVALAGPLTNFIIAFVTFGIGALLGYNLAIPVYSNILSMILTYGVIINLGFFVFNMIPLPPLDGSRVLYALAPDFARRAMEFIEQYGLMFIFVIVLFASTAISSIMGSAIVAILEFFTKIFIV; translated from the coding sequence ATGAATGAACAGCTAATCCTCAACCTAATTGTCATATTTGGTGTGATATTGGTGTCTATGACACTTCATGAGGTTATGCATGGATTTGTGGCTTACTGGCTAGGAGATGATACTGCAAAGTTACAGGGTAGGTTAACTTTAAATCCCATTAAGCACATTGATCCATTCCTTACGATATTACTACCACTAGTCTTAGCTCTTGTCGGTGCACCGATATTCGGTGGAGCGAAGCCCGTCCCCTTTAACCCTGGGAGAGTTCGCTACAATGAATGGGGTGCGGCACTCGTTGCGCTGGCTGGACCTTTGACCAACTTTATTATCGCCTTTGTGACCTTCGGTATTGGAGCATTACTGGGATATAATCTTGCCATTCCAGTTTATTCAAATATCTTAAGTATGATTCTTACTTACGGAGTAATTATCAATCTCGGTTTCTTTGTCTTTAACATGATACCACTCCCACCTCTTGATGGCTCAAGGGTACTCTACGCCCTTGCGCCCGATTTCGCACGACGTGCCATGGAATTTATTGAACAGTATGGATTAATGTTTATTTTTGTTATCGTTTTGTTTGCAAGTACTGCTATTAGCTCAATTATGGGCTCGGCAATCGTAGCGATTCTCGAATTCTTCACCAAGATATTCATAGTGTAA
- the rpmB gene encoding 50S ribosomal protein L28: MAAQCDLTGKGKQFGHNVSFSLRRTKRVFKPNLQKKTFVVDGQKVTMTLSTHAIRTLKKKGILTQAK; this comes from the coding sequence ATGGCAGCACAATGCGATTTGACCGGTAAGGGAAAACAATTCGGCCACAATGTGAGCTTTTCTTTGCGTCGCACCAAGAGAGTATTCAAACCAAACCTCCAAAAGAAAACTTTCGTCGTCGACGGCCAGAAAGTTACAATGACCCTGAGCACTCATGCAATCAGGACCCTCAAAAAAAAGGGCATTTTAACACAGGCAAAATAA
- a CDS encoding MBL fold metallo-hydrolase, giving the protein MFDIEYKGGNTVVLTSKKIQLVFNPNMSVVGHKNVSVKDSIEIATEPRFVVNDNTAKLQIEGPGAYEVGEVSVRGIRATRHIDSPEDEPVSTIYRIEIGDVRLVVIGNIAPKLNEDQLEAIGVTDIVIIPVGGNGYTLDGTSAATMVRQIDPKVVIPVHYADSALKYEVPQDSLDIFVKELAATVEDAGSKYKVKSSSSIPQVLTVVKITRS; this is encoded by the coding sequence ATGTTCGACATTGAATACAAAGGCGGTAACACCGTAGTACTAACGAGTAAAAAAATACAACTTGTTTTTAACCCAAATATGTCTGTAGTTGGGCATAAGAATGTAAGTGTTAAAGATTCTATAGAAATTGCTACTGAGCCTAGGTTTGTTGTTAACGACAATACGGCAAAGTTACAGATTGAAGGCCCGGGTGCGTATGAGGTCGGCGAAGTTTCAGTCAGAGGAATCAGAGCTACTCGTCATATAGATAGTCCAGAGGATGAGCCTGTGAGCACTATTTATAGAATAGAAATTGGAGATGTGCGATTGGTAGTTATAGGCAATATTGCCCCTAAACTTAACGAAGATCAACTTGAGGCCATCGGGGTTACAGACATTGTAATTATACCTGTTGGAGGAAATGGCTACACCCTAGACGGAACCTCGGCGGCAACAATGGTACGTCAAATCGATCCGAAAGTTGTCATTCCCGTTCATTATGCGGATTCTGCATTAAAATATGAAGTACCGCAAGATAGCCTCGATATTTTTGTAAAAGAGCTAGCGGCCACTGTGGAAGATGCTGGATCAAAGTATAAAGTTAAATCATCTTCCTCAATTCCTCAGGTACTCACGGTAGTTAAAATAACACGAAGTTAA
- a CDS encoding transcriptional regulator, with protein sequence MIDALFGSKTRVKLLHLFMNNPGTSFYVREITRLIDEQINSVRRELSNMLTVGIITSDTSDNKLYYEVNQRYEHYVPLRAIFSDQKEIASVSVADPASNDWQHFIKDLPGVRVAIAAGMLVRDSGSKVDLLLVGSVAATRLKKSIKAIEKIEGRELNYSVIPYDEFYYRLSVRDKFITEILNSNHAVLVDTDKVLKG encoded by the coding sequence ATGATTGATGCTTTATTTGGATCAAAAACAAGGGTGAAATTACTTCACCTTTTTATGAATAATCCCGGTACATCATTTTACGTACGAGAGATTACTCGTCTTATTGATGAACAAATAAATTCCGTGCGCCGAGAACTGTCCAATATGTTGACCGTGGGGATTATTACAAGCGACACGTCAGACAATAAGCTCTATTACGAGGTGAATCAAAGGTATGAACATTACGTGCCGTTGCGAGCCATTTTTTCTGATCAAAAAGAAATTGCATCCGTATCTGTTGCAGACCCTGCTTCAAATGATTGGCAGCATTTCATTAAAGATCTGCCGGGCGTAAGAGTCGCCATTGCTGCAGGTATGCTCGTAAGAGATTCTGGTAGCAAGGTTGATCTTCTTTTGGTTGGTAGCGTCGCTGCAACTAGATTGAAGAAGTCTATTAAAGCAATTGAAAAAATTGAAGGAAGAGAATTAAATTACAGCGTAATTCCATACGACGAGTTCTATTATCGTCTCAGTGTTCGTGATAAATTTATTACAGAGATATTGAATAGTAATCATGCGGTTTTGGTGGACACCGATAAAGTGCTGAAAGGATAA
- a CDS encoding tRNA dimethylallyltransferase has product MKTEPLVVIVGPTASGKTSLAIELAEQFNGEVICADSRTVYKGMDIGTAKPTDEERAKIPHWGLDLVEPDQRYTAAEFKKYAENKIREIRDRGNIPFLVGGSGLYVDAVLFDYQFGEPADMEVRQELEALSVEDLQLRCNTDGIELPRNYMNKRHLIRAIEQKGLNDKRRSKPTKGSIVIGVSTDIAELKKRIKQRADVMFEEGVLREAEHLGNKFGWDHESMTGNIYPLCRAYLEGSMNLEEVKEKFIVQDGRLAKKQLTWMRRNQFILWLPLEEARKSIASLLASEQ; this is encoded by the coding sequence ATGAAAACTGAGCCTTTAGTAGTTATTGTAGGGCCTACTGCCAGCGGCAAAACTTCACTTGCCATTGAATTGGCTGAGCAATTTAACGGAGAGGTCATCTGCGCTGATAGTCGTACGGTATATAAAGGTATGGATATCGGTACGGCAAAACCGACTGACGAGGAGCGCGCAAAGATTCCGCACTGGGGGTTAGATCTTGTGGAGCCCGACCAACGTTACACAGCTGCGGAGTTTAAAAAGTATGCCGAAAATAAGATACGGGAAATTCGAGATCGGGGTAATATACCTTTTCTTGTTGGCGGTAGCGGACTTTACGTTGATGCGGTTTTGTTTGACTATCAATTTGGCGAACCTGCAGACATGGAGGTGCGTCAGGAACTTGAAGCGCTGTCAGTAGAGGATTTGCAGTTACGTTGTAATACTGACGGCATAGAGTTACCTCGTAACTATATGAATAAGCGGCATCTAATTCGGGCAATTGAACAAAAAGGTTTAAACGATAAGCGTAGAAGCAAGCCTACGAAAGGTTCAATTGTTATAGGTGTATCGACTGATATCGCAGAATTAAAAAAAAGAATCAAACAAAGAGCTGACGTGATGTTTGAAGAGGGTGTTTTACGCGAAGCTGAACATTTGGGTAATAAGTTTGGTTGGGATCATGAGTCGATGACGGGTAATATTTATCCGCTGTGTCGAGCGTATCTTGAAGGAAGTATGAATTTGGAAGAAGTGAAGGAGAAATTTATAGTTCAAGATGGACGTTTGGCAAAGAAGCAGTTGACCTGGATGCGACGTAATCAGTTTATATTATGGCTTCCTCTGGAGGAGGCAAGAAAAAGCATCGCATCCTTACTCGCATCTGAACAATAA
- the thrS gene encoding threonine--tRNA ligase, with product MNEEQLHAMRHSLAHITATAVQHIWPDAKFGVGPVVENGFYYDIDLGDTKISEQDFGKIEKEMRKVINQNLDFVRSTKPIDDAIQWAKENKQTYKEELLNDLKRSGTTVAKDLDNDAMGTIAEGDAAVDEVSFYSNGDFMDLCRGPHAINTSEVGAFKLMRVAGAYWRGNEKNAQMQRLYGVSFATQEELDRYLEQLEQAKLRDHRKLGRELDLYTISPLVGVGLPLFTPRGTILRDLMAQYSNQLRQHRGFEKVWTPHITKTDLYETSGHWAKFGDELFLVTSQETSDKMALKPMNCPHHTQIYISKPRSYKDMPVRFLETTTDYRDEKTGELGGLNRVRSLTQDDSHVFCRNDQIEDEINGLLESANELYATLGMKLRVRLSYRDDGDGYLGDESLWKSAQEQLKAAVLRNELDYFEQEGEAAFYGPKIDFMATDAIGREHQVATVQLDFVQPERFGLEYAGSDGGSERPVMIHCALLGSIERFLSVFIEHTAGWFPFWTAPEQVRILTINDTVLDYVKEIENILQDTVLEKPLKYNELRFTRDDRNESLGKKIREATTWKIPVQLIVGPKDKDSRVVSVRTQSGEEKISIDMLGEYLRNL from the coding sequence ATGAATGAAGAACAACTTCACGCAATGCGACATAGCTTGGCCCACATTACCGCAACGGCTGTCCAGCACATATGGCCGGATGCAAAATTTGGCGTAGGTCCAGTGGTAGAAAACGGTTTTTATTACGATATTGATCTTGGGGATACTAAGATAAGTGAGCAAGATTTCGGCAAGATTGAGAAAGAGATGCGTAAAGTTATCAATCAAAACCTGGATTTTGTGCGTTCGACCAAGCCAATTGACGATGCTATACAGTGGGCAAAAGAGAATAAGCAAACATATAAGGAAGAGCTGCTGAACGACCTTAAAAGAAGTGGCACGACGGTTGCTAAGGATCTCGATAATGATGCAATGGGCACAATCGCCGAGGGTGACGCGGCTGTTGATGAGGTGTCGTTTTATTCAAATGGTGACTTTATGGATCTTTGTCGCGGTCCGCATGCCATAAACACAAGTGAAGTTGGCGCGTTTAAGTTAATGCGTGTTGCTGGTGCGTATTGGCGTGGCAATGAGAAAAATGCCCAAATGCAGCGTCTTTACGGTGTTTCATTTGCAACTCAAGAGGAGCTTGATCGGTACTTAGAGCAATTAGAGCAAGCCAAGCTGCGCGATCACCGTAAATTGGGCAGGGAACTTGACCTCTATACAATCTCCCCGCTTGTAGGCGTAGGTTTACCGCTTTTTACACCGAGAGGTACAATTTTGCGAGATTTGATGGCTCAGTATTCAAACCAATTGCGACAGCACAGGGGTTTTGAGAAAGTCTGGACGCCACATATTACAAAGACTGACCTTTATGAAACATCTGGTCATTGGGCGAAATTTGGCGATGAGCTATTTTTGGTTACTAGTCAGGAGACAAGCGACAAGATGGCACTCAAGCCGATGAATTGTCCTCATCATACGCAAATCTATATAAGCAAGCCACGTAGTTACAAGGACATGCCTGTGCGTTTCTTGGAGACCACTACTGACTATAGGGATGAAAAGACTGGTGAGCTGGGTGGGCTGAACCGAGTTAGATCACTTACTCAGGATGATAGTCATGTTTTTTGTCGAAATGATCAAATAGAGGATGAGATAAATGGCTTGCTCGAATCTGCAAATGAGCTTTATGCGACACTAGGAATGAAGCTTCGCGTCCGCCTAAGCTATCGTGATGATGGCGATGGCTATCTTGGCGATGAAAGTCTTTGGAAATCAGCGCAGGAGCAGTTGAAGGCTGCTGTATTGCGTAATGAACTTGATTATTTTGAGCAAGAAGGAGAGGCGGCATTCTATGGTCCTAAGATTGACTTTATGGCAACAGACGCGATAGGACGTGAACACCAGGTTGCTACGGTTCAGTTAGATTTTGTTCAACCTGAACGGTTCGGTTTAGAGTATGCGGGCAGTGACGGTGGCTCCGAACGCCCCGTCATGATTCATTGTGCGCTACTAGGGTCGATTGAGCGATTTCTCAGCGTGTTTATTGAACATACGGCTGGATGGTTTCCTTTCTGGACGGCTCCCGAGCAGGTCCGTATATTGACAATCAATGATACGGTGCTTGATTATGTAAAAGAGATAGAGAATATTTTACAGGACACGGTCTTAGAGAAGCCGCTTAAATACAACGAGCTTCGTTTTACTAGGGATGATCGTAATGAATCGCTTGGTAAGAAAATCAGGGAGGCTACTACGTGGAAAATTCCAGTTCAGCTCATAGTTGGTCCAAAAGATAAAGATTCACGTGTTGTGAGCGTTCGTACGCAATCTGGAGAAGAAAAGATTTCAATTGATATGTTAGGTGAGTATCTAAGAAATTTATGA
- a CDS encoding glycosyltransferase family 2 protein, translated as MPDLEIPIGKRTPAYRFYEMLPAFLSYGSIILLVALSLLNPLIAAAYLLAIIITTLIKAVGIAYHTTTGRNQLEKAQKVDWHDRLKQLENPSKYIDDALKPDNDFAHDNHAGNLKEIIAHPNNYPKPSQIYNAVIIATYNESYDILQPTIQSLVDSTYDKKHMIVVVAYEARGGAAIKDTVHALEREFRGKFKDFLLVEHPNDLPNEVRGKGGNITYAGFFLKDWLDKRKIKYSDVIVTTLDADNRTHPTYFDYLTYEYVVHLDRKNLSYQPICLFINNIWDAPAPMRVVATGNSFWNIISSMRPHTLRNFASHSQPMDALVEMNFWSTRTIVEDGHQYWRSYFHFKGNYGVVSIFVPIYQDAVLSSTYLRTLKAQFIQLRRWAYGASDIAYVATRIFTDRREVPLGPSLARLIRLIDGHVTLASIAILIAIGGWVPLFVNGQAAHSIAAHQLPEVISHIQQIALVGLFITVFFAFKMLPPRPLRYKRHRNVWMILQWFLMPVTAIVYSSASAFTSQTALLLGRYFDKFDVTEKATVKSKSK; from the coding sequence ATGCCTGATCTAGAGATTCCAATAGGCAAGCGAACTCCAGCATATCGTTTCTATGAAATGTTGCCTGCGTTTTTAAGTTACGGATCCATTATATTGCTCGTTGCACTTTCTTTGCTTAATCCGTTAATTGCAGCCGCCTATTTGTTGGCGATTATTATAACCACCCTTATAAAGGCTGTCGGTATTGCATATCATACAACGACTGGGCGTAATCAACTTGAGAAGGCTCAGAAGGTAGATTGGCATGATAGGCTAAAACAATTAGAAAATCCATCGAAATATATCGATGACGCACTGAAACCGGATAATGATTTTGCACACGATAATCATGCGGGGAACCTAAAGGAAATTATCGCCCATCCGAACAACTACCCGAAGCCGTCTCAAATATATAACGCTGTTATAATTGCAACATACAATGAGTCCTATGATATCTTGCAGCCAACAATTCAGTCGCTTGTTGACTCTACTTATGATAAAAAACATATGATTGTCGTCGTCGCATATGAAGCGAGAGGTGGCGCTGCGATTAAAGATACAGTTCATGCACTTGAAAGGGAATTTCGGGGTAAGTTTAAGGATTTTCTACTTGTTGAACATCCGAATGATTTGCCTAATGAAGTTCGGGGTAAGGGCGGCAATATAACGTATGCAGGATTCTTTCTAAAGGACTGGCTAGATAAGCGTAAAATTAAATATAGTGATGTAATTGTTACTACTCTTGACGCAGACAATCGAACACACCCTACTTATTTTGACTATCTTACGTATGAATATGTCGTTCATCTTGATCGCAAGAACCTTTCCTATCAACCAATATGCCTTTTCATTAACAATATCTGGGATGCTCCAGCGCCGATGCGCGTGGTCGCTACTGGAAACTCATTTTGGAATATTATTAGCTCAATGAGACCGCATACTTTGCGTAATTTTGCATCACATTCTCAGCCAATGGATGCGCTTGTTGAAATGAATTTTTGGAGCACTCGAACAATAGTAGAAGACGGCCATCAGTATTGGAGGAGTTACTTTCATTTTAAAGGTAATTACGGCGTTGTATCTATATTTGTACCCATATATCAAGATGCTGTTTTATCTTCAACTTATCTACGAACACTTAAGGCTCAGTTTATACAACTTCGTCGTTGGGCATACGGAGCTTCCGATATAGCATATGTTGCAACAAGAATTTTTACTGATCGTAGAGAAGTGCCTCTTGGACCAAGTTTAGCTCGGCTTATTCGTTTGATTGATGGTCACGTTACTCTTGCAAGCATCGCGATACTGATTGCAATAGGTGGGTGGGTGCCACTTTTTGTTAACGGTCAGGCTGCTCATAGTATCGCCGCTCATCAACTTCCAGAAGTTATCAGTCATATCCAACAGATTGCTCTTGTTGGCTTGTTTATAACAGTGTTTTTCGCCTTTAAGATGCTTCCACCGCGCCCATTAAGATACAAACGTCATCGTAATGTTTGGATGATTCTTCAGTGGTTCCTGATGCCTGTTACGGCTATTGTATATAGTTCAGCTTCGGCTTTTACATCACAAACAGCCCTTTTGTTAGGTCGATATTTTGATAAATTCGATGTAACCGAAAAAGCTACTGTAAAATCGAAATCAAAATAA
- a CDS encoding superoxide dismutase, translating into MYSLPALDYDYDALGKYISSDIMELHHNKHHQAYIDKLNVALDSHPELKNRTLIDLLSGLDNLPESARTAIQNHGGGHYNHSLFWKWMSPDGGGEPTGQLALDLAEKFGSFQRFVDEFTTKSLGIFGSGWVWLQPDMTITTTPNQNTPINNGLPEPILGLDVWEHAYYLDYKNKRDDYVKAWWNVVNWDFVASRLSTEKSD; encoded by the coding sequence ATGTACAGCTTACCAGCTCTCGACTACGATTACGATGCACTCGGAAAATATATTAGTAGCGACATCATGGAGCTGCACCACAATAAACACCATCAAGCTTACATCGATAAGTTAAACGTCGCACTAGATAGCCACCCCGAGCTTAAGAATCGAACATTGATAGATTTACTGAGTGGGTTAGATAATCTACCGGAGTCAGCTCGTACCGCAATTCAAAATCATGGTGGTGGTCATTACAATCATTCACTATTTTGGAAATGGATGTCTCCTGACGGCGGAGGCGAGCCAACAGGCCAATTGGCGTTAGATTTGGCAGAAAAGTTCGGAAGTTTTCAGAGATTTGTTGATGAATTTACTACAAAATCATTAGGTATTTTTGGAAGTGGATGGGTATGGTTGCAGCCTGATATGACAATAACTACAACACCTAATCAGAATACCCCTATAAACAATGGTCTTCCTGAACCGATTTTAGGATTGGATGTGTGGGAGCACGCATATTATCTTGATTATAAAAATAAGAGAGATGATTATGTTAAGGCGTGGTGGAATGTGGTGAATTGGGATTTTGTGGCATCTCGTTTGTCGACGGAGAAGTCGGATTAA